The stretch of DNA AAATAATATCACCAGACTGTAAACTCATAAATTGACTAACATAACTAATTAGCTGCTTAACACTAAAAATCATATCATCAGTATTACCATGTTGATAGCGTTTACCGTCAACTTCCAGCCATAACTCAAGCTTTTGTGGGTCAGCAATTTCATCGTAGGTAACAAGCCAAGGACCTATGGGGCCAAAGGTATCACAACCTTTACCTTTATCCCAAGTACCGCCTCGATGGCTTTGATATTCACGTTCTGATATATCATTCACAACGCAATATCCCGCAACATAAGATAGCGCCTCATCTTGCGCAATATATTTTCCAGCTTTACCAATAACTACCCCTAACTCAACCTCCCAATCGGTATGAGTCGATCCCCTTGGTAATAAAACATCATCATTAGCCCCACTAATAGCGCTCGTCCACTTATTAAAAATAATCGGCTCTTGAGGAATTTTAGCGCCAGTCTCTTTAGCATGCTCTTTGTAGTTGAGCCCAATACAGATAAATTTTCCAACTTTTCCAATACACGCAGCGATTGGGTGTGGATTTTGTACGATAGGTAATGTTGATAAATCAAGCTGCTGCAATTTATTAATAAGTGCAAAATTTAGCGTGGTTGAATCAATGTCAGAAATAATAGAACTTAAATCCCGAACTTGGTCTTTTTCATCAAGTATTGCGGGTTTTTCTTGCCCTTTTATACCATAACGTAATAATCTCATCTGCTTATGTCCTC from Orbaceae bacterium lpD04 encodes:
- a CDS encoding fumarylacetoacetate hydrolase family protein, which encodes MRLLRYGIKGQEKPAILDEKDQVRDLSSIISDIDSTTLNFALINKLQQLDLSTLPIVQNPHPIAACIGKVGKFICIGLNYKEHAKETGAKIPQEPIIFNKWTSAISGANDDVLLPRGSTHTDWEVELGVVIGKAGKYIAQDEALSYVAGYCVVNDISEREYQSHRGGTWDKGKGCDTFGPIGPWLVTYDEIADPQKLELWLEVDGKRYQHGNTDDMIFSVKQLISYVSQFMSLQSGDIISTGTPSGVGLGIKPDPIFLKAGQIMRLGIEKLGIQQQRVISED